From Pseudanabaena sp. PCC 6802, one genomic window encodes:
- a CDS encoding phosphoadenylyl-sulfate reductase yields the protein MTTSSEVDSAVAQLQGKSPQEVLAWALDKFHPHVSLASSFGAEDVVLIDMMARIRPDACVFTLDTGRLPGETYDAIAAIAKKYPQLQLQTMFPQTEAVEKMVREHGINLFYDTVENRKLCCYIRKVEPLNRALEGLQAWITGLRRDQTDNRSQMEVVELDAARDILKINPLIDWTNDMVWEYIRANDVPYNALHDRHYPSIGCAPCTRAIAPGEDLRAGRWWWEQNNQECGLHVNAEGKLVRAKG from the coding sequence TAGCGCTGTCGCCCAGTTACAGGGCAAGTCACCGCAGGAAGTCCTGGCGTGGGCTCTAGATAAATTTCACCCCCATGTGTCCTTGGCATCAAGCTTTGGTGCTGAGGATGTCGTCTTAATCGACATGATGGCTCGCATTCGCCCCGATGCTTGTGTATTTACCCTCGATACCGGTCGTTTGCCTGGAGAAACCTATGACGCGATCGCTGCGATCGCCAAGAAATATCCCCAGCTCCAGCTCCAGACCATGTTTCCTCAGACCGAAGCTGTAGAAAAGATGGTGCGAGAGCATGGCATTAATCTCTTCTACGACACTGTTGAAAATCGCAAACTGTGCTGTTATATCCGTAAGGTAGAACCGCTCAATCGGGCTTTGGAAGGCTTGCAAGCCTGGATTACAGGACTGCGGCGGGATCAAACTGACAATAGATCTCAGATGGAGGTAGTGGAATTGGATGCCGCAAGGGATATTCTCAAAATCAATCCATTAATTGATTGGACAAACGATATGGTTTGGGAATATATTCGCGCCAATGACGTGCCCTACAATGCTTTGCACGATCGCCACTATCCCAGTATTGGCTGCGCTCCTTGTACGAGAGCGATCGCGCCGGGCGAAGACCTCCGAGCCGGACGCTGGTGGTGGGAGCAAAATAACCAGGAATGCGGTTTGCATGTCAATGCTGAGGGCAAACTCGTTCGTGCTAAGGGGTAA
- a CDS encoding DUF5615 family PIN-like protein, with protein sequence MAIALYMDVHVPQAITEQLRRRGIDVLTAFEDGTVEMPDDRLLVRVTELKRVLFTQDIRFRVLAETWQIEGKPFSGLIFGHQLGGTIGQFVNDLELIANASEPDEWINSVEYIPFKSPQIRT encoded by the coding sequence ATGGCTATTGCTTTGTACATGGATGTTCATGTGCCTCAAGCGATTACTGAGCAGTTGCGTCGCCGAGGCATAGACGTATTGACAGCATTTGAGGACGGAACTGTAGAAATGCCTGACGATCGGCTTTTAGTAAGAGTGACGGAGCTTAAGCGTGTTCTCTTTACCCAAGATATTCGCTTTAGAGTTTTAGCCGAAACTTGGCAGATAGAAGGAAAACCGTTTTCAGGATTAATCTTTGGTCATCAACTTGGAGGCACGATTGGTCAATTTGTTAATGATTTAGAATTGATTGCTAATGCCTCTGAACCTGATGAATGGATAAATTCAGTTGAGTATATTCCCTTCAAGTCTCCCCAGATAAGAACGTGA
- a CDS encoding DUF4288 domain-containing protein — MTDQQSQNIYVAVLIYESSSESPQYKMLFEESFMIIKASSLEEAKQKTHQYANDRTSTFKNESGVSITWSLKHVVDVNQVLYDVNTDGAEIYARHFRNYQAYSEFEPLLSGEDL, encoded by the coding sequence GTGACAGACCAACAAAGTCAAAATATTTATGTTGCTGTGCTTATCTATGAGTCATCCTCAGAATCACCGCAATATAAAATGCTCTTTGAAGAAAGCTTCATGATTATAAAGGCTAGTTCTCTAGAGGAAGCAAAACAGAAAACTCATCAATATGCTAACGATCGTACATCCACGTTCAAAAATGAATCGGGTGTTTCAATAACATGGAGTCTAAAGCATGTTGTTGATGTCAATCAGGTTTTGTACGACGTTAATACTGATGGGGCAGAAATTTATGCTAGACACTTTCGTAACTATCAAGCATATTCAGAGTTTGAGCCGCTTCTGTCGGGAGAAGACCTGTAG
- a CDS encoding Tic20 family protein has translation MAWRGGTSPIERLYSCLPYALPMSAVIGMGAFLFSQIPGLAISYILFFQIGQILSFGIIPPLFDLRFVVWLVLFLLVVRNGRIKHFVRFNTMQALMIDICIVLVSLLMSLIAQIMAGLPFFVEFAQTIFTATFIAVNVAFIYAIVQIVRGLYPEMPMLSDIAYHYTRY, from the coding sequence ATGGCATGGCGTGGAGGAACGAGTCCCATAGAAAGGCTGTATAGCTGTCTACCCTACGCTTTACCCATGTCAGCAGTAATTGGCATGGGAGCATTCTTATTCAGTCAAATCCCTGGACTGGCAATCAGCTACATTCTGTTTTTTCAGATCGGTCAAATTTTGTCGTTTGGAATTATTCCCCCCCTATTCGATCTCAGGTTTGTGGTCTGGCTCGTTCTATTTTTGCTTGTGGTTAGGAACGGACGTATTAAGCACTTCGTTCGCTTTAATACTATGCAGGCATTAATGATCGATATCTGCATTGTCCTGGTTTCACTCCTCATGTCCCTGATCGCGCAAATTATGGCTGGACTTCCCTTCTTTGTGGAGTTTGCCCAAACCATTTTTACGGCTACTTTCATAGCGGTGAACGTAGCGTTTATATACGCGATCGTCCAAATTGTGCGAGGGCTTTACCCGGAAATGCCGATGCTGTCAGATATTGCGTACCACTACACGAGATATTAG
- a CDS encoding Uma2 family endonuclease, with the protein MSYTLSKLLSFDEFLGKYCRNPRYELANGELIDMEPTGPHETVSGKLLGIPEYWIVDYRGLGGIAFIGKPKQPTFTVCQLNAEVYSQQQYRLGQPITSPLLPQIQLRLDDVLPR; encoded by the coding sequence ATGTCTTACACACTGTCCAAACTCCTCAGCTTTGATGAATTCCTGGGCAAATACTGCCGCAATCCCCGTTACGAGCTAGCCAACGGAGAACTAATTGACATGGAACCCACAGGACCTCATGAAACTGTGAGTGGCAAGCTATTAGGCATCCCCGAATATTGGATTGTCGATTATCGCGGTTTGGGTGGCATTGCCTTTATTGGCAAACCCAAGCAACCCACATTTACCGTTTGTCAACTGAATGCCGAAGTTTACAGCCAGCAACAGTATCGCCTCGGTCAGCCAATTACTTCACCGCTGCTACCCCAGATTCAGCTTCGCTTAGATGACGTACTGCCCCGCTAG
- a CDS encoding cob(I)yrinic acid a,c-diamide adenosyltransferase, producing MYANYMVAQIKSAKTAKPSSPAAKMTLPVTPSRGLMQVVTSPTRGFYADVMAQALRVAGQGKPTLVAQFFQGGIRQGANYPRRLVQNLDWVRCNLERQIDPQSPDLTEAETQAVLDLWQYAKDAIAMGHYDVFVLDELSLAIELDLVAETEVLKVLQSRPHQVEVILTGPHMPASLIECADLVTQRRN from the coding sequence ATGTACGCTAACTATATGGTTGCCCAAATAAAATCTGCCAAGACCGCTAAGCCCAGTTCCCCAGCCGCCAAGATGACTTTACCAGTAACGCCTTCGCGAGGATTGATGCAAGTAGTGACATCGCCAACACGGGGGTTTTATGCGGATGTTATGGCACAGGCACTCAGGGTAGCGGGACAGGGCAAGCCCACATTAGTCGCGCAATTCTTTCAGGGCGGTATTCGACAAGGTGCAAACTATCCCCGACGGCTCGTGCAAAATCTCGATTGGGTGCGCTGCAATCTGGAGCGCCAGATCGATCCGCAATCCCCTGACCTTACTGAGGCTGAGACGCAAGCAGTATTGGATCTGTGGCAGTACGCTAAAGATGCGATCGCAATGGGTCACTATGATGTCTTTGTCCTGGACGAGCTAAGTTTAGCGATCGAGCTAGACCTAGTTGCAGAGACAGAGGTGCTCAAAGTATTGCAATCGCGCCCCCACCAGGTCGAAGTAATTTTAACTGGCCCTCACATGCCTGCCAGCTTAATTGAATGCGCCGATCTAGTTACCCAGCGGCGAAATTAA
- the proB gene encoding glutamate 5-kinase, translating to MQSQTIVIKIGTSSLTKPESGDLHLSAIAKLVEAVVYLQRQGHRVVLVSSGAVGVGCARLGLTERPRQIAMKQAIAAVGQSRLMRIYDDFFAALHQPVAQVLLTRANLIQRQHYINVNATFQELLSLGVVPIVNENDTVAVDELKFGDNDTLSALVASLLEANWLFLLTDVDRLYSADPRQHPDAKPIVTVPHDRLTTLDVEAGVGSQWGTGGMVTKLTAARIASAAGVRTAITKGDAPERIWQILRGEPLGTQFEPQPRTVNARKRWIAYGMVPMGKLLLDDGAVKALAKLGRSLLPAGIVAVEGEFDAQEAVSLCDRTGKEFARGITNYGSTEIRKILGCKSEDIPRLLGLEGEVTEANVVHRDNLAILDRQEL from the coding sequence ATGCAGTCGCAAACAATAGTGATCAAAATTGGTACGTCGAGCTTAACCAAGCCGGAATCCGGCGATTTGCATCTATCGGCGATCGCGAAATTAGTCGAAGCAGTCGTGTATCTGCAACGTCAGGGGCATCGCGTCGTATTGGTATCGTCGGGGGCGGTGGGCGTGGGTTGCGCCAGACTGGGTTTGACAGAAAGACCGCGACAGATAGCAATGAAGCAGGCGATCGCTGCCGTGGGGCAGAGCCGCTTGATGCGCATTTACGATGATTTTTTTGCAGCCCTACACCAGCCCGTCGCCCAGGTTTTGTTGACCCGTGCCAATCTGATCCAGCGGCAGCATTACATTAACGTAAATGCTACGTTCCAAGAGTTATTGTCACTGGGCGTAGTGCCGATCGTAAACGAAAACGATACGGTCGCCGTGGACGAACTCAAGTTCGGCGATAACGATACGCTGTCGGCTTTAGTGGCGAGCTTGTTGGAGGCAAATTGGTTATTTCTGCTTACAGATGTGGATCGCCTCTATTCCGCCGACCCCCGCCAGCACCCTGATGCCAAACCGATCGTTACCGTACCGCACGATCGCCTGACCACCCTGGATGTAGAGGCAGGTGTAGGGAGTCAATGGGGCACGGGTGGTATGGTGACCAAACTAACAGCGGCTCGCATCGCATCGGCAGCGGGTGTCCGTACCGCTATTACTAAAGGCGATGCCCCAGAGCGGATCTGGCAGATTTTGCGGGGCGAGCCGCTCGGTACCCAATTTGAGCCGCAACCCCGCACCGTTAATGCCCGCAAGCGCTGGATTGCCTACGGCATGGTACCGATGGGCAAGCTCTTACTCGACGATGGAGCTGTTAAAGCTCTAGCCAAGTTAGGGCGATCGCTCTTACCCGCAGGTATCGTCGCAGTTGAGGGTGAATTTGACGCTCAAGAGGCAGTGAGTTTGTGCGATCGTACTGGCAAAGAATTCGCCCGAGGTATTACTAACTATGGCAGTACGGAAATTAGAAAAATTCTCGGCTGCAAGTCAGAAGATATTCCGCGCTTGCTGGGTTTAGAAGGCGAAGTTACGGAAGCAAACGTAGTACATCGCGATAACCTAGCGATCTTAGATCGGCAAGAGTTGTGA
- a CDS encoding single-stranded DNA-binding protein has product MNSFTLLAEIVSDPELRYTPDNQNSIASFLVQFSSSREEDAPSRLKVVGWNRLADEIMEKYHKGDAVVIEGRLGMNVIDRGNYKEKRAEMTASRIHMLSGALSASTASAATASTTARSSKSTRASSASVPKATPPAADDEPGYDNIPF; this is encoded by the coding sequence ATGAACTCGTTTACGCTCCTCGCCGAAATCGTCTCCGACCCGGAACTGCGCTATACACCTGACAACCAGAACTCAATCGCTTCTTTTCTGGTACAGTTTTCTAGCTCTAGAGAAGAGGATGCTCCCTCGCGGTTAAAGGTAGTCGGTTGGAACCGCTTGGCGGATGAAATTATGGAGAAATATCACAAAGGTGATGCCGTTGTCATCGAAGGTCGTTTGGGGATGAATGTAATCGATCGCGGCAACTACAAAGAGAAGCGAGCCGAAATGACCGCTTCGCGCATCCACATGCTTAGCGGCGCACTGTCGGCGAGTACAGCCAGTGCGGCTACTGCAAGTACTACCGCACGCAGCAGTAAATCTACCAGGGCATCAAGCGCATCAGTTCCCAAAGCCACTCCACCCGCAGCAGACGACGAGCCAGGATACGACAACATCCCATTTTAA
- a CDS encoding chromophore lyase CpcT/CpeT: MALKTHQSEMLTLASWMSGEFSNWEQAIENPPFFAHIRLRIRQFPQPLSDRGIWLYSEQAYDYAMHRPYRTAILHILPDGDDETDDPRLKIVTYKIKDEPKYYGASVNPERLTQLSLDDVVLLDGCNMLVQHTPENIFKVKVEPGKKCCVVRDGQETYLNSEFEISETRFISLERGYDPVTDERVWGSIAGPFEFEKKDSFAVEMVSNS, translated from the coding sequence ATGGCTTTAAAAACACATCAATCAGAAATGCTAACCCTGGCATCCTGGATGTCAGGCGAGTTTAGCAACTGGGAGCAGGCGATCGAAAATCCTCCTTTTTTCGCCCATATTCGCCTCCGGATCAGACAATTTCCACAGCCGCTAAGCGATCGCGGCATCTGGCTGTATTCCGAACAAGCCTACGATTATGCAATGCATAGACCCTATCGCACGGCAATTTTACATATTCTGCCCGACGGGGATGATGAAACCGACGACCCGCGCCTCAAAATCGTCACCTACAAAATCAAAGACGAACCCAAATACTATGGTGCTAGCGTTAATCCCGAGCGGTTAACCCAGTTAAGCCTGGATGATGTCGTCTTATTGGATGGTTGCAATATGTTAGTGCAACACACGCCTGAGAATATTTTTAAAGTCAAGGTCGAGCCAGGTAAAAAGTGTTGCGTAGTTCGCGATGGGCAAGAAACTTACCTTAACAGCGAGTTTGAAATCAGTGAAACTAGATTTATTAGCCTGGAACGCGGTTACGATCCGGTTACAGATGAAAGGGTATGGGGATCGATCGCCGGTCCATTTGAGTTTGAAAAGAAAGATAGTTTTGCGGTAGAGATGGTATCGAATTCATAA
- a CDS encoding WD40 repeat domain-containing protein yields MSSFIGHSLAGLTTYAMAHQFQADRSNQSNQIDWKWILWLLVIDISFRADGKMLASAGDDGSIRPWDISKDRNQNGQLLSGHSKPVMSVSFIPNGKLLASGSKGKTVRIWQLS; encoded by the coding sequence ATGTCATCGTTTATCGGTCACAGTTTGGCAGGGTTGACAACCTATGCCATGGCTCATCAGTTCCAAGCTGACCGTTCCAACCAGAGTAACCAGATTGATTGGAAATGGATACTTTGGCTGCTTGTGATTGATATATCTTTTAGGGCTGATGGCAAAATGTTGGCTAGTGCTGGGGATGACGGCTCTATAAGACCTTGGGATATTAGTAAAGATCGAAATCAAAATGGTCAGTTACTTTCAGGACATAGCAAACCTGTAATGTCTGTCAGCTTTATCCCTAACGGAAAACTACTGGCTAGTGGCAGCAAAGGTAAAACTGTTAGAATATGGCAACTTAGCTAG
- the purD gene encoding phosphoribosylamine--glycine ligase yields the protein MENLQVEFREGARLKALIVGSGGREHAIAWQMAQSPNVSQIFCIPGNGGTATLPKCRNVSLFVDDLDGIQRFAGVQGVGLTVVGPEVPLAMGIVDNFQAEGLPIFGPTKAGAQIESSKSWAKSLMRLAKIPTAASQAFTDPAVAKDYVKQQGAPIVIKADGLASGKGVTVAMTLEEAQIAIDRCFSGQFGAAGETVLIEEYLEGQELSVLAITDGQTIRPLLPAQDHKRLGDGDTGPNTGGMGAYAPAPLGTPELMEKIQTAVLEPAIAALQKQGIDYRGCLYAGLMITPTGEPKVIEFNCRFGDPETQAILPLLESPLDELMLACVERRLHEIPPVAWKSGASVCVVMAADGYPEKSRTGEFITGIGKAEEAGALVFHAGTKLQNNSLVTSGGRVLGVTATGDTLKDAIARVYEAVSHIDGGDLIYRRDIGWRATLT from the coding sequence ATGGAAAATTTACAGGTGGAATTTAGAGAAGGTGCGAGATTGAAGGCATTAATTGTAGGTAGCGGTGGTAGAGAACACGCCATAGCCTGGCAGATGGCTCAGTCACCCAATGTCAGTCAAATTTTTTGCATTCCCGGCAATGGTGGTACGGCTACCTTGCCCAAATGCCGTAACGTATCGCTGTTTGTCGATGACTTGGATGGCATTCAAAGGTTTGCTGGCGTGCAAGGGGTTGGCTTGACCGTAGTGGGGCCAGAAGTACCGCTAGCAATGGGTATAGTCGATAACTTTCAGGCAGAAGGTCTACCGATCTTTGGCCCTACTAAGGCTGGTGCCCAAATTGAGTCCAGTAAATCCTGGGCAAAGTCGCTGATGCGGTTGGCTAAAATTCCCACCGCCGCCAGTCAAGCATTTACAGATCCTGCTGTTGCCAAAGACTACGTTAAGCAACAGGGCGCGCCCATTGTCATTAAGGCAGATGGTCTCGCCAGTGGCAAAGGTGTGACCGTGGCCATGACACTAGAAGAAGCCCAGATAGCGATCGATCGCTGCTTTAGCGGTCAGTTTGGCGCAGCAGGCGAAACGGTATTAATCGAAGAATATCTAGAAGGTCAGGAATTGTCAGTCCTCGCGATTACGGACGGGCAAACCATCCGGCCATTACTGCCCGCTCAGGATCACAAGCGCTTGGGCGATGGCGATACAGGGCCAAATACAGGTGGGATGGGAGCCTACGCCCCTGCCCCCTTGGGAACGCCAGAGCTGATGGAGAAGATTCAGACTGCGGTGTTGGAGCCAGCGATCGCTGCTTTACAAAAGCAAGGCATTGACTATCGCGGCTGTCTCTATGCAGGTTTGATGATTACACCTACAGGCGAGCCAAAAGTAATTGAATTTAACTGCCGGTTTGGCGATCCGGAAACGCAAGCAATCCTGCCTTTACTGGAGTCACCCCTGGATGAATTAATGCTGGCTTGCGTGGAAAGGCGCTTGCATGAAATACCGCCTGTTGCCTGGAAATCTGGGGCATCGGTATGCGTAGTGATGGCAGCGGACGGCTACCCCGAAAAGTCCCGCACGGGGGAATTCATCACTGGCATTGGCAAAGCGGAAGAGGCAGGAGCGTTAGTTTTCCATGCCGGGACAAAGCTGCAAAACAATAGCCTTGTCACCTCTGGCGGTCGGGTATTAGGTGTAACTGCAACAGGAGATACGCTCAAAGACGCGATCGCCCGCGTCTATGAAGCCGTCAGTCACATAGATGGTGGCGACTTAATTTATCGTCGCGATATCGGTTGGCGAGCTACGCTAACTTAA
- a CDS encoding cation transporting ATPase C-terminal domain-containing protein — MLRANSFVLRGNPPIPWHHWEIEQVLSHLQSQREGLTYVVARQRLRRYGRNQVPTQRRIVQIVRQPLTTPFTYLLLAIAAVAQYVSGEGWYVLGLGIFHACIGMWLTARAIRAREAALLGTPDRDRSPAIEEARVRRDGQVVSISARDLVVGDIVEIQAGDRPSVDLRLFESEDLQTDRTGITSNARNGSMSIVDKQGQTALPLSTPAVERSNIVYAGTTVTSGRGVGVAIATGSSVYGYKIWRCEQPVSMMHDTLRRLRQIWFVGISIAIAILVRIFIDRGETDWYEISFLCLAIAIGTYPQNLLRIATLMQWVGIQNLAQKGLWVKFPSAIDALSHLSIITPILDSNLELSIDNLDRAGIKWHGLIRASQTDADALGKVLGIEVSSYFDRPLETIRLWQSGERIENQNVRHSRRASVAVVAEANDDIPLLRQADVGICARTAPQLVQNSAGLILPEAHFHYIPLAIAAGRSVVDPLQRIVWQIAISAVALVLLAIAAVYIKAAIVPLQIVWVGAIATPLLALVLMLDLTPTNIMTRHSKQFQSIWRSNYLHVGIAIATIAMTVGAVFWFKYQQSASGMLQEARTMAFTTLVFSQIFYTCSLVRSSVFSNIPLMAIAAFLAIAQVAIINLPEMGELFATTPLSWTEWAIASLAATSIFWVEEILTSN, encoded by the coding sequence ATGCTGAGGGCAAACTCGTTCGTGCTAAGGGGTAATCCTCCCATTCCTTGGCACCATTGGGAGATCGAGCAGGTGTTGTCCCATCTGCAATCGCAGCGAGAAGGATTGACCTACGTGGTGGCACGGCAAAGACTGCGGCGCTATGGTCGGAATCAAGTGCCGACCCAGCGCCGTATAGTGCAGATTGTCAGACAACCCTTGACTACTCCTTTCACATATCTGCTGCTGGCGATCGCTGCTGTAGCACAATATGTAAGTGGTGAAGGTTGGTACGTGCTGGGGTTGGGTATATTTCATGCGTGTATTGGCATGTGGTTGACTGCTAGAGCCATTCGCGCGCGCGAGGCTGCGCTACTGGGAACTCCAGATCGAGATCGTTCTCCTGCTATAGAAGAAGCCAGGGTAAGGCGCGATGGTCAGGTCGTATCGATTTCTGCCCGCGATCTGGTGGTGGGGGATATCGTAGAAATTCAAGCGGGCGATCGCCCCAGTGTCGATCTGCGCTTGTTTGAATCTGAAGATTTGCAAACCGATCGGACTGGCATTACTAGTAATGCCAGGAATGGCAGCATGTCTATTGTAGATAAGCAGGGGCAAACGGCACTACCTCTATCTACACCTGCCGTGGAACGCAGTAATATCGTCTACGCTGGCACTACAGTGACCTCTGGAAGAGGCGTGGGTGTAGCGATCGCCACGGGTAGCAGTGTGTACGGCTACAAAATCTGGCGGTGCGAGCAGCCCGTGTCGATGATGCACGATACGCTGCGTCGCCTGCGCCAAATTTGGTTTGTAGGAATTAGTATCGCGATCGCAATTCTGGTCAGGATATTCATCGATCGCGGCGAAACCGACTGGTATGAGATTAGTTTTCTCTGCCTGGCGATCGCGATCGGTACCTATCCGCAAAATCTGCTCCGCATCGCAACATTGATGCAATGGGTGGGAATTCAGAACCTGGCGCAAAAAGGTCTGTGGGTGAAGTTTCCATCTGCGATCGACGCGCTGTCACATCTATCCATAATTACTCCTATCCTTGACTCCAATCTAGAGCTTAGCATAGATAATCTCGATCGAGCGGGGATTAAATGGCATGGCTTAATTCGCGCTTCCCAAACTGATGCTGATGCTTTAGGGAAAGTGCTGGGTATTGAAGTTAGTAGCTACTTCGATCGCCCCCTGGAAACGATCCGGTTGTGGCAGTCAGGAGAGCGCATAGAGAATCAAAATGTTCGTCACAGCCGCCGTGCATCTGTTGCTGTAGTTGCTGAAGCAAACGACGATATTCCGTTGCTGCGACAGGCCGATGTCGGTATTTGCGCCCGTACTGCACCTCAATTAGTGCAAAATAGCGCGGGATTGATTTTGCCTGAGGCGCACTTTCACTATATTCCTCTCGCGATCGCGGCAGGGAGAAGCGTTGTCGATCCTCTGCAACGCATTGTCTGGCAGATCGCGATCTCTGCTGTGGCGCTTGTACTCCTGGCGATCGCGGCTGTCTATATTAAGGCTGCGATCGTGCCGTTGCAGATCGTTTGGGTTGGTGCGATCGCTACTCCTCTACTAGCGTTGGTATTGATGCTCGACCTCACGCCAACCAATATCATGACCAGACACTCAAAACAGTTTCAGTCGATATGGCGTAGCAACTATCTACATGTAGGCATTGCGATCGCCACGATTGCGATGACCGTGGGTGCAGTATTCTGGTTTAAGTACCAACAGAGTGCTTCAGGCATGTTGCAAGAAGCCCGCACTATGGCGTTTACCACCCTGGTATTCAGCCAGATCTTTTATACCTGTAGCTTGGTGCGCTCTAGCGTATTCTCTAACATCCCTCTCATGGCGATCGCCGCATTTTTAGCGATCGCTCAAGTTGCCATTATTAATCTGCCCGAAATGGGAGAATTATTTGCCACAACCCCTTTAAGTTGGACGGAATGGGCGATCGCTTCTCTAGCCGCTACCTCTATCTTTTGGGTGGAGGAAATTTTGACCTCGAATTAG
- the argH gene encoding argininosuccinate lyase, with amino-acid sequence MSQSPQPWSQRFETALHPAIAQFNASIGFDINLIEYDITGSQAHAQMLAKVGIISAEEGDALVKGLEQIRQEYRQGQFNPGLDDEDVHFAVERRLTESIGDIGKKLHTARSRNDQVATDVRLYLRDRIRQIQVDLKAWQAALIAQAERHIDTLIPGYTHLQRAQPLSLAHHLLAYFEMAQRDWQRLDEIYHRVNICPLGSGALAGTPFPIDRHFTAELLQFEAVGKNSLDGVSDRDFAVEFLCAASLIVMHLSRFSEEVILWSSQEFSFVTLSDRISTGSSIMPQKKNPDVPELVRGKTGRVFGHLQAMLTLLKGLPLAYNKDMQEDKECLFDAVITVRACLEAMTILLAEGIEFQPQRLSAAVAEDFSNATDVADYLASKGVPFREAYNLVGKLVKTCVSEGILLKDLSLERWRSFHPLFEMDIFEAIAPAQVVAVRNSYGGTGFEQVRQQVIAAKNLLV; translated from the coding sequence ATGAGTCAATCACCACAGCCCTGGAGTCAACGCTTTGAAACCGCGCTGCACCCTGCGATCGCCCAGTTTAATGCCAGTATTGGTTTTGATATTAATTTAATCGAGTACGACATTACGGGCTCGCAAGCACACGCGCAGATGCTGGCTAAGGTCGGGATTATCAGCGCCGAGGAAGGCGATGCCCTGGTGAAGGGACTGGAGCAAATCCGGCAGGAATATCGCCAGGGGCAGTTCAATCCCGGATTAGATGACGAAGACGTGCATTTTGCCGTGGAGCGGCGCTTGACGGAATCGATCGGCGATATCGGCAAGAAGCTGCATACGGCGCGATCGCGTAACGATCAGGTGGCAACGGACGTGCGTTTGTATCTGCGCGATCGCATCCGCCAGATTCAAGTCGATCTCAAAGCCTGGCAAGCAGCATTAATCGCTCAGGCGGAAAGGCATATCGACACGCTCATTCCGGGCTACACGCACCTGCAACGCGCTCAGCCACTCAGTCTGGCGCATCACCTCCTCGCCTATTTTGAGATGGCGCAGCGAGATTGGCAGCGCCTGGATGAAATCTATCACCGCGTCAATATCTGTCCCCTCGGTTCGGGCGCGTTGGCGGGCACGCCTTTCCCCATCGATCGCCATTTCACGGCTGAATTATTGCAGTTTGAAGCGGTGGGCAAAAATAGTCTCGATGGCGTTTCCGATCGCGATTTTGCGGTGGAATTTCTCTGCGCTGCTAGCCTGATTGTGATGCATCTCAGTCGCTTTTCTGAGGAGGTAATTTTATGGTCATCCCAGGAGTTTAGTTTTGTGACGCTGAGCGATCGCATCAGTACTGGCTCCAGCATCATGCCGCAAAAGAAAAACCCCGACGTGCCGGAATTGGTGCGCGGCAAGACAGGGCGGGTATTCGGGCATTTGCAAGCGATGCTGACACTTCTGAAGGGTTTGCCGCTAGCGTACAACAAAGACATGCAAGAAGATAAGGAATGTCTGTTCGATGCCGTAATTACGGTGAGAGCTTGTTTGGAGGCGATGACTATTCTACTCGCAGAAGGCATAGAATTTCAGCCGCAACGCCTTAGTGCTGCTGTGGCAGAAGATTTCTCTAATGCTACCGATGTCGCCGATTACCTCGCATCTAAGGGAGTTCCTTTCCGCGAAGCGTATAACTTAGTAGGTAAGCTGGTTAAAACCTGCGTCAGTGAGGGAATTTTACTCAAGGATTTATCCCTAGAACGCTGGCGATCGTTCCATCCTTTATTTGAGATGGATATTTTTGAGGCGATCGCTCCGGCTCAGGTAGTAGCGGTACGCAATAGCTACGGCGGCACGGGATTCGAGCAAGTACGCCAGCAAGTCATAGCAGCCAAAAATCTTCTTGTTTAA
- a CDS encoding DUF433 domain-containing protein encodes MLTLSYPHIEKSDGQSARLQRLPRIRIAQIVMDYIAYGWSVEEICRQHLYLTLAEAHAAMGYYFDHQEEIDQEIRQELQQVQENTAQASKSPFYIRMKAKGLL; translated from the coding sequence ATGTTAACCCTCAGTTATCCGCATATCGAAAAAAGCGATGGTCAGTCCGCACGGTTGCAACGCTTGCCGCGTATTAGAATTGCCCAAATTGTCATGGACTATATTGCCTATGGTTGGTCGGTAGAGGAGATCTGTCGTCAACACCTTTACTTAACCCTAGCCGAGGCCCATGCAGCAATGGGATACTATTTCGATCATCAAGAAGAAATTGACCAAGAAATTAGACAGGAATTACAGCAAGTACAAGAAAATACGGCTCAAGCATCCAAGTCACCTTTCTACATTCGTATGAAAGCTAAAGGACTGCTGTAA